Part of the Nicotiana sylvestris chromosome 2, ASM39365v2, whole genome shotgun sequence genome, TGTTCACCTAAAACCCTACGTCTAGCTCTTTCTCAATTCAACCCTAGGCTGTTTAACCAATCCAAATTTGTTAGAAATTAAGAAACGACAATGGGTTCAATGCATTTTCCTGATTCTCTATGGATTAATAATGTCTAGAAACATCAACCTTTCCCTATGTATGTTAAAAAAGGCTTATTTCAAAGATACGATTAAAATCCAAAAGAAGGGAATCTTGCAGAAAATTGTTGTGAGGAACCAAGGCATATGCAGCTCTAGCGCACTCTGTAGTCAATGATTGAATTCAGAATTCGTTCAATTTAGTAATGAATGCGAAAACGTTGCTAATTCTGAGGCCATAAGATGCAGGatataaaattgtaaaataattGCATATTGTTGGTAAATGATGTAACAAGATTACTAAAAAAATATTTGATTGCCTACGTTGTTGTCACATGCAaattaattatacaaaaaggTCATGTCCCTATAAGTACATTCTTGAATCATTGTTACATCCAAGCTTCACCTCAAAAATCAACTAAACCTTTCTTCAAAAAACCAATGGCTAAGTCTAAAAATTTACCTTGTCCTGTTAGGTCCATTAGCTTGCCTTCCAGGTTAAATCCTAATGGACTAAAAATTGAAGCTGAATTAGACAAGCTGAAAAACCTCGAAACGTCGTCCCATAGTGCAGAGACAATTCAGGCTGGAGTTCTTGGGCTTGTACAATTATACAATTGTGTGCAGGAACTAATTCAGTGTTCAAACACACAAAAAGCTCTTGCCCAACATCAAAATGGGGCCATAGTAGAAGAGGCACTAGAGGGATCTCTTGAGTTACTTGAGTCATGTGACACTATTAGAAACTTATTTTGTATGATTAAGGAACAAATGCAACATCTTCAGTCAGCTTTACGACGAAAAGGTGCAGATTCAAGCATTGAGAAGGATATTAGCAATTATCTTAACTTCAGGAAGAACATGAAGAAGGAGATAGTAAAGAACTTGAGGAGATTGAAGCAAATGGAAAACAGAGTTGGATCTTCTGTTTTCTGGGACATTGAACAACACTTATCGATGGTAATTCGAGTGCTAAGAGAAGTAACAGTTGTTACTACATCTGTGTTTAAGGCCCTGTTGGTATTTTTGTCATACCAAGATACAAAAATAAAGCCTAGAGGGTGGTTAATGATTTCAAAGTTGATGATCACCAAATCATCAGCTTCTTCTCAAGGTGGCCAAATTTTCAGTGACATGGGCAGTGTTGATATAGCTCTTGACTCTCTTCGCCAACATATTAAGAACAATGAAACCAAGGTTGATGGCAACGTTGCACGAAGGAGATTACAGACGCTTGATATGAGCATCGAGGGATTTGAGGCTGGATTACAAAGCTTGTACAAGAAATTGATCCAAAGTAGAGTTTCGTTTCTTAATGTTCTGGCACTTTAATTATAACACAATCTTGTAAATATACAAGGATTTGGCTATATATAGGTCAAACACCAAAATTTTGTTATAGTGAAGAAGTATAGTTGACACGATGAAGTTATATTAATTAAATCTTAGCTTA contains:
- the LOC104233624 gene encoding uncharacterized protein, coding for MAKSKNLPCPVRSISLPSRLNPNGLKIEAELDKLKNLETSSHSAETIQAGVLGLVQLYNCVQELIQCSNTQKALAQHQNGAIVEEALEGSLELLESCDTIRNLFCMIKEQMQHLQSALRRKGADSSIEKDISNYLNFRKNMKKEIVKNLRRLKQMENRVGSSVFWDIEQHLSMVIRVLREVTVVTTSVFKALLVFLSYQDTKIKPRGWLMISKLMITKSSASSQGGQIFSDMGSVDIALDSLRQHIKNNETKVDGNVARRRLQTLDMSIEGFEAGLQSLYKKLIQSRVSFLNVLAL